From a region of the Campylobacter sp. genome:
- the leuB gene encoding 3-isopropylmalate dehydrogenase: protein MKKYDVCVIKGDGIGPEIIEEAIKVLDAVSHKFNFELNFDYRLMGGAAIDIMGVPLPDETLNAAKSSDAVLFGAIGGAKWDGLPRELRPESGLLKIRKELGAFANLRPAMIFDELINASTLKPEIIKGVDIMVVRELTGGIYFGQPRVKNEKDALNTMCYNAAEIERVAKVAFEAALLRNKKITLVDKANVLETSQLWREVVRELAKNYEGINLEFMYVDNAAMQLVRAPAQFDVILTENLFGDILSDEASMICGSIGLLPSASIGGKVGIYEPIHGSAPDIAGQGIANPIATILSAAMMLKYAFGENEAAEAIELAVRGVLRDGYRTKDIAQYDAKEICSTAEIGSIIADYAAKA from the coding sequence ATGAAAAAATACGACGTATGCGTGATAAAAGGCGACGGAATCGGCCCTGAGATCATCGAAGAAGCGATCAAGGTGCTCGATGCCGTAAGCCATAAATTTAATTTTGAGCTAAATTTTGACTACCGCTTGATGGGCGGCGCGGCAATCGACATTATGGGCGTTCCGCTTCCGGATGAGACGCTAAATGCCGCTAAATCAAGCGACGCGGTGCTTTTCGGTGCGATCGGCGGCGCGAAATGGGATGGCTTGCCGCGTGAACTGCGACCTGAAAGCGGGCTACTGAAAATCCGCAAAGAGCTTGGAGCTTTTGCAAATCTGCGTCCTGCGATGATTTTTGATGAGCTGATAAACGCTTCGACGCTAAAGCCGGAGATCATCAAAGGCGTCGATATAATGGTGGTGCGCGAGCTTACGGGCGGGATTTATTTCGGGCAGCCGCGCGTTAAAAACGAAAAGGATGCGCTAAATACGATGTGCTACAACGCCGCCGAGATCGAGCGCGTCGCAAAAGTTGCCTTTGAGGCCGCGCTTTTGCGAAACAAAAAGATAACGCTCGTGGATAAGGCCAACGTGCTTGAAACAAGCCAGCTGTGGCGCGAGGTCGTAAGAGAGCTAGCCAAAAATTACGAGGGGATAAATTTAGAGTTTATGTACGTAGATAACGCCGCGATGCAGCTCGTGCGGGCGCCCGCACAGTTCGATGTGATTTTGACGGAGAATTTGTTCGGCGATATTTTAAGCGACGAGGCGAGCATGATCTGCGGCTCGATCGGACTACTTCCGAGTGCGAGCATCGGCGGCAAGGTAGGCATTTACGAGCCGATCCACGGCAGTGCGCCCGACATCGCGGGACAGGGGATTGCAAACCCGATCGCTACGATCTTAAGCGCTGCGATGATGCTAAAATACGCATTCGGCGAGAATGAAGCTGCAGAAGCGATCGAGCTTGCCGTACGCGGCGTGCTTCGCGACGGATACCGCACCAAGGATATCGCGCAGTACGATGCCAAAGAAATTTGCTCGACTGCAGAGATCGGCTCGATCATCGCAGATTACGCGGCTAAGGCTTAG
- a CDS encoding 3-isopropylmalate dehydratase small subunit yields MAKVWKFGDDIDTDIIIAARYLNTSDAAVLATHIMEDADRDFSSKIARGDIIVAGKNFGCGSSREHAPMALKAAGISCVIAKNFARIFYRNSFNTGFLILECDETDKIAQGDELSIDLKGGVIKNLTQKTQYKFGAIPEFMQKLLDAGGAINYAKTKINL; encoded by the coding sequence ATGGCAAAAGTATGGAAATTCGGCGACGATATCGACACTGACATTATTATCGCGGCGCGCTACCTAAATACTTCCGATGCGGCGGTGCTTGCGACGCACATTATGGAGGATGCGGACAGGGATTTTTCGTCCAAAATAGCTCGCGGCGACATCATCGTAGCGGGGAAAAATTTTGGCTGCGGCAGCTCGCGCGAGCACGCTCCGATGGCGCTTAAGGCTGCCGGAATTTCATGCGTGATCGCAAAAAACTTCGCTAGGATTTTTTATCGAAACAGCTTCAACACGGGCTTTTTGATCCTCGAATGCGATGAGACGGACAAGATCGCGCAGGGCGACGAGCTTAGCATCGATCTAAAGGGCGGCGTAATTAAAAATTTAACTCAAAAAACTCAGTATAAATTCGGCGCAATTCCCGAGTTTATGCAAAAGCTACTCGACGCGGGCGGAGCGATAAATTACGCAAAAACAAAGATAAACTTGTAA
- the rpoD gene encoding RNA polymerase sigma factor RpoD, translating to MASPKDALTPIEQFFDENQKSYITYERLIKFFDKAPTATAVKKVEALTKKFDVELISAAEISKIKNLEDAKLKEATQKKLLDEGWDEEFDLSSDVELLEWSRSDSPVRMYLREMGQIPLLTKEEEIEISKKIELGEDIIIDAFCSVPYLIDFILDYKEPLINRERRVKELFKSFDDSDEEGEDEDEEELSEEDYDDEEDEESADEAKQRRSKKNDKRALKVIESFKALEKAKKDWMKFAEKNAEAIKQSKGILSKLNLAFKKKILKEKLMDLGPTSKLITEIVKSMETALKSDEGFEKELKRLEYKLPMFSAELRENHKKILKDITKLSKDDIIARVPEATMVSTYVDIKKLFLTKEASKKSFNLEPERLKEILEQIKRGKRISDNAKARMAKSNLRLVVSIAKRYTNRGLPFLDLIQEGNIGLMKAVDKFEYKRGYKFSTYATWWIRQAISRAIADQARTIRIPIHMIETINRINKITRKYMQEGGKEPDINVIAQEVGLSVDKVKQVIKITKEPISLEAPIGNEDDGKFGDFVEDKSSVSPIEQILKSDLKEQIDDILEQLNDRERTVIRMRFGLLDDESDRTLEEIGKELNITRERVRQIESSAIKKLKHPKIGRKLKTYIES from the coding sequence ATGGCGAGCCCAAAAGACGCCTTAACGCCCATCGAGCAGTTCTTCGACGAAAATCAGAAAAGCTACATCACCTACGAAAGACTGATAAAATTTTTCGACAAAGCCCCCACTGCGACGGCCGTTAAGAAGGTCGAAGCGCTTACGAAAAAATTCGACGTCGAGCTGATCTCCGCCGCAGAAATCTCCAAAATCAAAAATTTAGAGGACGCGAAGCTCAAAGAAGCCACGCAAAAAAAGCTGCTGGATGAGGGCTGGGACGAGGAGTTTGATCTATCCAGCGACGTCGAGCTTTTGGAGTGGAGCCGTTCGGACAGCCCGGTGCGGATGTATCTGCGCGAAATGGGACAGATCCCGCTGTTAACGAAAGAAGAAGAGATCGAGATCAGCAAAAAAATCGAGCTCGGCGAGGACATCATCATCGACGCGTTTTGCTCGGTGCCATATCTGATCGATTTCATTTTGGATTACAAAGAGCCGCTCATCAACCGCGAACGCCGTGTCAAGGAGCTTTTCAAGAGCTTTGACGACAGCGACGAAGAGGGTGAAGATGAGGACGAAGAGGAACTATCGGAGGAGGATTACGACGACGAGGAGGATGAGGAAAGTGCGGACGAGGCGAAGCAAAGGCGATCCAAAAAGAACGATAAGCGCGCTCTAAAGGTCATCGAAAGCTTCAAGGCTCTTGAAAAAGCCAAAAAGGATTGGATGAAATTTGCCGAGAAAAACGCCGAGGCGATTAAGCAGAGCAAGGGAATTTTATCGAAGCTAAACTTGGCGTTTAAAAAGAAAATTTTAAAAGAAAAGCTCATGGATCTGGGTCCAACCAGCAAGCTCATCACCGAGATCGTAAAATCGATGGAGACCGCGCTAAAAAGCGATGAGGGCTTTGAAAAGGAGCTCAAGCGCCTAGAATACAAGCTGCCGATGTTTAGCGCCGAACTGCGCGAAAATCACAAAAAAATCCTAAAAGATATCACGAAGCTCAGCAAGGACGACATCATCGCGCGCGTGCCGGAAGCTACGATGGTCTCGACCTATGTCGATATAAAAAAGCTCTTTTTGACAAAAGAAGCGAGCAAAAAAAGCTTCAACCTCGAGCCTGAGCGACTGAAAGAAATTTTAGAGCAGATCAAGCGCGGCAAGCGCATCAGCGATAACGCAAAGGCGCGTATGGCGAAGTCCAACCTGCGCCTGGTCGTCTCCATCGCCAAGCGCTACACCAACCGCGGACTGCCGTTTTTAGACCTCATCCAGGAGGGCAATATCGGGCTTATGAAGGCGGTGGATAAATTTGAATACAAGCGCGGCTATAAATTTTCGACATACGCGACGTGGTGGATCCGCCAGGCGATATCGCGCGCCATCGCTGATCAAGCGCGCACGATCCGAATCCCAATCCATATGATCGAGACTATAAATCGAATTAATAAAATCACGCGCAAATATATGCAAGAGGGCGGCAAAGAGCCCGATATCAACGTCATCGCGCAAGAGGTAGGCCTTAGCGTCGATAAGGTAAAGCAAGTCATCAAAATCACAAAGGAGCCGATCAGCCTAGAAGCGCCGATCGGAAACGAGGATGACGGCAAATTCGGCGATTTCGTCGAGGACAAAAGCTCGGTTTCGCCGATCGAGCAAATTTTAAAATCCGATCTCAAAGAACAGATCGACGATATCTTAGAACAGCTCAACGACCGCGAGCGCACGGTGATCCGCATGCGATTCGGACTGCTTGACGACGAGAGCGACCGCACGCTTGAAGAGATCGGCAAGGAGCTCAACATCACTCGCGAGCGCGTCCGCCAGATCGAAAGCTCGGCGATCAAAAAGCTAAAACACCCAAAGATCGGCCGCAAACTCAAAACCTATATCGAGAGCTAG
- a CDS encoding DJ-1/PfpI family protein gives MKTLVIVILDGFADWEASLMAPALRYFTDYSILYASTDKNEKVSFGALRAKPDLTIDEISPDAAAIVLIGARNSWRELPSENASKIANLIEEFKQQGKVVGGICDGAYFLAAAGALNDCHHTANSLADIVNLPKYKNKHAFIQTSREAVVDGKMITANGNAFIDFTIQMLRALGDIDEAIIAQCEQMWR, from the coding sequence ATGAAAACTTTAGTAATCGTTATTTTAGACGGTTTTGCCGACTGGGAGGCTTCGCTAATGGCTCCCGCACTACGATATTTCACGGACTATAGCATCCTTTATGCCTCAACCGATAAAAACGAGAAAGTATCGTTCGGAGCTTTACGCGCAAAACCTGATTTAACAATAGATGAAATTTCGCCAGATGCCGCGGCAATCGTATTAATCGGCGCTAGAAATTCATGGCGCGAACTGCCTAGCGAAAACGCCTCAAAAATTGCTAATTTAATAGAGGAATTTAAACAACAAGGCAAGGTGGTAGGCGGTATTTGCGACGGGGCGTATTTCTTAGCGGCGGCAGGAGCGCTAAATGACTGCCATCACACCGCAAATAGTCTAGCAGACATCGTTAATTTGCCAAAATACAAAAATAAGCATGCCTTTATACAAACAAGTCGCGAAGCCGTAGTAGACGGTAAAATGATCACCGCAAACGGAAACGCATTTATTGATTTTACTATTCAAATGCTGCGCGCCTTAGGAGATATAGACGAAGCAATAATTGCCCAGTGCGAACAAATGTGGCGATAA
- a CDS encoding DKNYY domain-containing protein, whose protein sequence is MKKANNLSKFDKKALKLLFAVLFVPLFVSLVFIYELSVYDRSRELPADAQKIGHSDYFNIGGKIYLRSWNLAPYELEGDADAASFRALDTGRYSYTNVGMDASCVFCGARKMLGLDPARTQKIGSRYYSDGRVSYFCSDVTQRTGGAISYIYKVFFHAFGLSKWPQEYNYPYARLETSAPISPLTESPYVATDGERVFYEGKILAGADAKNLKQIRLKIIHEEGPELPAHFRPVDNWLSDGRSVYKGGERLNFTPSERMYLVEPNSGIEFLYDPAAGAVFMNGERFEPANEPYTPLNFQGRHQEYMLFASKNGIFYLSKDKILNRPRGSGAEGWLKDAFWYVYYKFGADGSKLSALKRAGDNPFKGAVRQISEKLLKDDAGFYYLNFYSHSVYVTGRSGRHLDKRTNFIELRKITLEVHDEEVMAQIADEAARNPEMSQQVFTAQDVEYENGAAFYMYCLVAVLLLGAWIYSYLKKRSLRRG, encoded by the coding sequence ATGAAAAAGGCGAATAATTTAAGCAAATTTGATAAAAAGGCGCTAAAGCTCCTCTTTGCGGTACTTTTCGTGCCGCTCTTCGTCTCGCTCGTTTTTATCTATGAGCTATCGGTGTATGACCGCTCGCGCGAGCTGCCCGCAGACGCGCAAAAGATCGGCCACAGCGATTATTTCAACATCGGCGGCAAAATTTACCTACGCTCTTGGAATCTCGCTCCCTACGAGCTAGAGGGCGACGCGGACGCGGCGAGCTTTCGCGCGCTTGATACCGGCAGATACTCCTACACAAATGTCGGTATGGACGCTAGCTGCGTATTTTGCGGCGCTCGCAAGATGTTGGGACTCGATCCCGCCCGCACGCAAAAGATCGGCTCTCGCTATTACAGCGACGGGCGCGTGAGCTACTTCTGCTCGGACGTCACGCAGCGCACGGGCGGTGCGATAAGCTACATTTACAAAGTATTTTTCCACGCCTTTGGGCTCTCCAAATGGCCGCAGGAGTACAACTATCCATACGCGAGGCTAGAAACTAGCGCGCCTATCTCGCCTCTAACGGAGAGCCCTTACGTCGCCACGGACGGCGAACGGGTATTTTACGAGGGTAAAATTTTAGCGGGCGCGGATGCAAAAAATCTAAAACAGATAAGGCTAAAAATCATACACGAAGAGGGCCCCGAGCTGCCCGCGCACTTTCGCCCGGTCGATAATTGGCTGAGCGACGGGCGCAGCGTTTATAAAGGCGGCGAGAGGCTAAATTTCACGCCTAGCGAGCGGATGTATCTCGTGGAGCCAAACTCGGGCATAGAGTTTCTCTACGATCCCGCCGCGGGCGCGGTGTTTATGAACGGCGAGAGATTTGAGCCTGCAAACGAGCCCTATACGCCGCTAAATTTTCAGGGCAGACATCAAGAATATATGCTGTTTGCGAGCAAAAACGGCATATTTTATCTAAGCAAAGATAAAATTTTAAATCGACCGCGCGGTAGCGGCGCCGAGGGCTGGCTCAAAGACGCGTTTTGGTACGTGTATTATAAATTTGGAGCAGACGGCAGTAAGCTAAGTGCGCTAAAAAGGGCAGGCGATAACCCGTTTAAAGGCGCCGTGCGGCAGATCTCGGAGAAGCTTTTGAAAGATGACGCGGGATTTTACTATCTAAATTTCTACTCGCATAGCGTCTACGTCACGGGTCGCAGCGGCAGGCATCTGGATAAGCGGACAAATTTCATCGAGCTGCGAAAGATCACGCTTGAGGTACATGACGAGGAGGTGATGGCGCAGATCGCGGACGAGGCGGCGAGAAACCCAGAAATGTCGCAGCAGGTCTTTACCGCACAGGACGTGGAGTATGAAAACGGCGCGGCCTTTTATATGTATTGCCTTGTGGCGGTTTTATTGCTCGGAGCTTGGATTTATAGCTACCTTAAAAAGCGCAGCTTGCGACGCGGCTAA
- a CDS encoding uracil-xanthine permease family protein produces the protein MEKYEGYNLRLRDALVGVQFLFVAFGALVLVPILTGLDTSVALFTAGIGTLLFQFITRKHVPPIFLASSFAFIAPLSFGVKEWGIAATMSGVIAAGLFYVVLSLLIRLKGEGFLHKILPPVVVGPVIMTIGLILSPAAVNMVMGKGKEALYTQAQSLTIALISLSAVIVVMMFGRGMLRLVPILCGIAAGYCASLFVGIVDFTPILNAPWFVLPHFTAPVFKLEAVIYMVPIAIAPAIEHIGDMLAISNVTKENFLKNPGLKSTLLGDGLATSLAGCFGGPPNTTYSEVTGAVSITKAYNPAIMTFAALAAILLAFVGKLGAALSTIPAPVIGGIMLLLFGIIASVGMETLIKNSVDLAEPRNMIIVALIFVCAIGGMVLDFGAMSFSGVGLGALIGITLNLVLPKTKHFDGY, from the coding sequence ATGGAAAAATACGAAGGCTACAATCTCAGGCTACGCGACGCTCTCGTCGGCGTGCAATTTCTATTCGTCGCGTTCGGCGCGCTCGTGCTAGTGCCGATATTAACGGGGCTTGATACGTCCGTGGCGCTGTTTACGGCGGGCATCGGCACGCTGCTGTTTCAGTTCATCACGCGTAAACACGTCCCGCCGATCTTTCTCGCGTCTAGCTTTGCATTCATCGCGCCGCTAAGCTTTGGCGTGAAGGAGTGGGGCATCGCCGCGACGATGAGCGGGGTGATCGCGGCGGGGCTTTTTTACGTGGTTCTAAGCCTGCTTATTAGGCTAAAAGGCGAGGGCTTTTTGCATAAAATTTTACCACCCGTAGTCGTCGGTCCCGTCATCATGACGATCGGCCTCATCCTCTCACCCGCAGCCGTAAATATGGTCATGGGTAAAGGCAAAGAGGCGCTCTATACGCAGGCTCAGTCGCTTACTATCGCGCTTATCTCGCTCTCGGCGGTTATCGTCGTTATGATGTTTGGCCGCGGCATGCTGCGCCTCGTGCCGATACTTTGCGGTATCGCGGCGGGATACTGCGCGTCGCTGTTTGTCGGCATTGTGGATTTTACGCCGATTCTAAACGCGCCGTGGTTTGTGCTGCCGCATTTCACCGCGCCGGTTTTTAAGCTCGAAGCCGTAATCTACATGGTGCCTATCGCCATCGCGCCAGCGATCGAACACATCGGCGATATGCTTGCGATCAGCAATGTTACGAAAGAAAATTTCCTAAAAAATCCAGGGCTTAAAAGCACGCTACTCGGCGACGGACTCGCGACGTCGCTGGCAGGCTGCTTCGGCGGCCCGCCAAATACCACCTACTCCGAGGTCACGGGTGCGGTCAGCATCACGAAAGCCTACAATCCAGCCATCATGACCTTTGCCGCGCTTGCGGCGATACTGCTAGCTTTCGTGGGCAAGCTCGGCGCCGCGCTCTCCACGATCCCCGCTCCCGTCATCGGCGGCATTATGCTGCTGCTTTTCGGTATCATCGCTAGCGTGGGCATGGAAACGCTCATAAAAAACAGCGTGGATCTAGCCGAGCCGCGCAATATGATCATCGTCGCGCTCATCTTCGTCTGCGCGATCGGCGGCATGGTGCTGGATTTTGGCGCGATGAGCTTTAGCGGCGTGGGACTTGGTGCGCTCATCGGCATTACGTTAAATTTGGTGCTGCCAAAAACCAAGCATTTTGACGGGTACTAA
- a CDS encoding NAD(P)H-dependent glycerol-3-phosphate dehydrogenase has translation MMKIAVIGAGKWGSALFDALSAKNECVITSRTPRQIPHFVSVSEALECEALVFALAAQQTAQWLDQNFTYKNQKILVASKGIDAASGRFLNEIFESYVARGNLAYLSGPSFATEVMQKLPCALVVSSCNENLAELFASAFPAYIKTYTSGDIIGAEVCGAYKNVIAIASGVCDGLELGNNARASLIARGIVEIARFGKFFGARDETFLGLSGVGDLFLTASSVLSRNYRVGLGLARGKGLEEILRELGEVAEGVATTEAVVNIATKHKIYAPIATEVAQILRGKDVRASLKDLLRKK, from the coding sequence ATAATGAAAATCGCGGTTATCGGCGCTGGCAAATGGGGTAGCGCACTTTTTGACGCGCTTAGCGCAAAAAACGAATGTGTCATCACTTCGCGCACGCCAAGGCAAATTCCGCATTTTGTAAGCGTGAGCGAGGCACTGGAGTGCGAAGCGCTCGTTTTTGCGCTCGCGGCACAACAAACCGCGCAGTGGCTGGATCAAAATTTCACCTATAAAAATCAAAAAATTCTAGTCGCTTCCAAGGGCATCGACGCGGCAAGCGGTAGGTTTTTAAACGAAATTTTTGAATCGTATGTCGCGCGCGGCAATCTTGCTTATCTATCAGGTCCGTCGTTTGCCACCGAAGTCATGCAGAAGCTGCCTTGCGCGCTCGTCGTAAGCTCGTGTAACGAAAATCTAGCCGAACTTTTCGCAAGCGCCTTCCCTGCCTACATCAAGACCTACACTAGTGGCGATATCATCGGCGCAGAGGTGTGCGGCGCGTATAAAAATGTCATCGCCATCGCTAGTGGCGTTTGCGATGGACTTGAGCTCGGAAATAACGCTAGAGCGAGCTTGATCGCTCGTGGCATCGTAGAGATCGCGCGCTTCGGCAAGTTTTTCGGTGCGCGAGACGAGACCTTTTTGGGCTTAAGTGGCGTGGGCGATCTGTTTTTAACCGCCTCGAGTGTGCTATCGCGAAATTACCGCGTGGGACTAGGGCTTGCGCGCGGCAAAGGGCTCGAAGAAATTCTGCGCGAGTTGGGTGAAGTAGCCGAGGGTGTGGCTACGACCGAAGCGGTCGTAAATATCGCGACAAAGCACAAGATCTACGCTCCAATCGCTACCGAGGTCGCGCAAATTCTGCGTGGCAAGGATGTAAGGGCAAGCCTAAAGGATCTGCTGCGCAAAAAATGA
- the gatB gene encoding Asp-tRNA(Asn)/Glu-tRNA(Gln) amidotransferase subunit GatB — protein sequence MFETVIGLEVHCQLNTKTKIFCSCPTSFGDEANSHVCPTCLALPGALPVLNEEAVKKAISFGTAVNATINRKSVFDRKNYFYPDLPKAYQISQWTIPIVEHGELFIAADGQSKRIGITRAHLEEDAGKNNHESSRSLVDLNRAGTPLLEIVSEPDMRSADEAVAYLKKLHSILRFLNISDANMQEGSFRCDVNVSIRPQGEQKLYTRVEIKNLNSFKFIQKAIEFEIERQIEAWQDGKYEQEVVQETRLFDTAKLITKPMRSKEDSAEYRYFPDPDLLTVIVDDEMLAAAQQIPELPDQKKARYVRELGVKEKDAEIIISTYENARFFEDLIAAGHEPKLCVSWLTVELAGRLKNGVTIEDSPVNSAKMSELLSAIEGGAVSQKAAKEVLDYLMEHDEAVSSVIDKLGLRQVSDDGAILEIIARVMSANEDKVADYRGGKDKLFGFFVGQVMKEGKGAFNPAKVNELLKQKLG from the coding sequence ATGTTTGAAACCGTGATCGGCCTGGAGGTACACTGCCAGCTAAATACCAAAACCAAAATTTTCTGCTCCTGCCCCACGAGCTTCGGCGACGAGGCGAATTCGCACGTCTGCCCGACCTGCTTGGCGCTCCCGGGCGCTCTTCCCGTGCTAAACGAGGAGGCGGTTAAAAAAGCTATCAGCTTCGGCACCGCCGTCAATGCGACGATCAATCGCAAGTCGGTATTCGACCGCAAAAATTACTTCTATCCCGACCTTCCCAAGGCGTATCAAATTTCGCAGTGGACGATCCCGATCGTAGAGCACGGCGAACTTTTTATAGCCGCGGACGGACAGAGCAAGCGCATCGGCATTACGCGCGCGCACCTAGAGGAGGATGCGGGCAAAAATAATCACGAAAGCTCGCGCAGCCTGGTCGATCTAAACCGCGCCGGTACGCCGCTTTTGGAGATCGTAAGCGAACCCGATATGCGCTCTGCGGACGAGGCGGTCGCGTATCTAAAAAAACTCCACAGCATTTTGCGCTTTTTAAATATCAGCGACGCAAATATGCAAGAAGGCTCGTTTCGCTGCGACGTAAACGTCAGTATCCGTCCGCAAGGCGAGCAAAAGCTCTACACGCGTGTGGAGATTAAAAATTTAAACTCCTTTAAATTTATTCAAAAGGCGATCGAGTTTGAGATCGAGCGTCAGATCGAAGCGTGGCAGGACGGCAAATATGAGCAAGAGGTCGTGCAAGAAACCCGCCTTTTTGATACCGCTAAGCTTATCACCAAGCCGATGCGCAGCAAAGAAGACAGCGCCGAGTACCGCTACTTCCCAGACCCCGACCTGCTAACCGTGATCGTGGATGACGAGATGCTAGCTGCTGCGCAGCAGATCCCCGAGCTACCCGATCAGAAAAAGGCACGCTACGTCCGCGAGCTGGGCGTTAAAGAGAAGGACGCCGAGATCATAATCTCGACCTACGAGAACGCGCGATTTTTTGAGGATCTTATTGCGGCGGGGCACGAGCCAAAACTCTGCGTCAGCTGGCTTACCGTCGAGCTTGCGGGCAGGCTAAAAAACGGCGTTACGATTGAGGATTCGCCCGTAAACAGCGCGAAGATGAGCGAGCTTTTAAGCGCGATCGAAGGCGGCGCCGTATCTCAAAAGGCCGCCAAAGAGGTGCTTGATTATCTAATGGAGCACGACGAGGCCGTAAGCTCGGTCATTGATAAGCTTGGCTTGAGGCAGGTAAGCGACGACGGCGCTATTTTGGAGATCATAGCGCGCGTGATGAGCGCAAACGAGGACAAGGTCGCGGACTACCGCGGCGGCAAGGACAAGCTATTCGGCTTCTTTGTAGGTCAAGTGATGAAAGAGGGTAAGGGCGCGTTTAATCCCGCGAAGGTGAACGAGCTTCTGAAACAGAAGCTGGGCTGA
- a CDS encoding F0F1 ATP synthase subunit A, with protein sequence MLKDIFLFGGLISYDHTFIYLFYFFLVVAIIVAVALCSTRSLQLVPHGMQNIAEAYLSGVLTIGKDAMGSEEQAKKYLPLIATLGFVIFFSNVIGLVPGFESPSASLNLTLSLTLCVWLYYHFEGVREHGVINYLKHFMGPVKILAPFMFVIEIVSHFSRVVSLSFRLFGNIKGDDTFLLVMLTLAPALIPMVPFALLTFMAILQTFIFMVLSYVYLAGAVIVDEH encoded by the coding sequence ATGCTAAAAGACATCTTCCTTTTTGGCGGTTTAATTTCTTACGACCACACTTTTATCTACCTTTTTTACTTCTTTTTGGTCGTCGCTATCATCGTAGCCGTCGCGCTTTGCTCCACTCGCTCGCTTCAGCTTGTACCACACGGCATGCAAAATATCGCCGAAGCCTACCTAAGCGGCGTGCTAACGATCGGTAAGGACGCGATGGGTAGCGAGGAGCAAGCCAAAAAATATCTTCCGCTAATCGCAACATTGGGATTTGTGATATTTTTTAGTAACGTTATCGGCTTGGTGCCGGGCTTTGAGTCACCGAGCGCGAGTTTAAATTTAACCCTTTCACTTACGCTTTGCGTTTGGTTGTATTACCATTTTGAGGGCGTTCGCGAGCATGGCGTGATCAACTATCTAAAGCACTTTATGGGGCCGGTGAAAATCCTAGCTCCGTTTATGTTCGTAATAGAGATCGTCTCGCATTTTTCGCGCGTCGTATCGCTTTCTTTCCGACTTTTCGGAAATATCAAAGGCGACGATACCTTCCTTCTTGTTATGCTTACTCTCGCTCCTGCGCTAATACCGATGGTACCGTTTGCGCTGCTTACTTTTATGGCGATTTTGCAGACTTTCATTTTCATGGTTTTAAGCTACGTTTATCTAGCGGGCGCCGTGATCGTCGATGAGCATTAA
- a CDS encoding HrcA family transcriptional regulator, translating to MKTNKRDMILESIISAYLDSNTPIGSSELGERMGVAMSASSIRIYFKRLSDEGALTQLHVSGGRIPTVATMQDYWRARLSFDDELKIDDACELEAVLEDFEIYCMIFNAENEALSEVINHDDRFIILTFRTDEIILKYDFRVFKFLSNLIGISLGDLELASMQIGLRELSTKIKELKNSKIEFLCNEVVAYKIFKDERFKILLNPSIAVNFTKNLIFAPYFEHGFMGIKRPVKFEGEDATMICAGSVYENYEKFFNYAKGVA from the coding sequence GTGAAAACGAATAAACGCGATATGATCCTGGAATCCATCATTTCCGCCTATCTCGATAGCAACACCCCGATCGGATCTTCCGAGCTGGGCGAGCGCATGGGCGTAGCGATGTCTGCGTCTAGCATTCGAATTTATTTTAAGCGCTTAAGCGACGAGGGGGCTTTGACGCAGCTTCATGTAAGCGGTGGTAGAATTCCGACGGTTGCGACGATGCAGGATTACTGGCGCGCTAGGCTTAGCTTCGACGATGAGTTAAAAATAGACGATGCTTGCGAGCTAGAAGCGGTGCTTGAGGATTTTGAAATTTACTGTATGATTTTCAACGCCGAAAATGAAGCTCTAAGCGAAGTCATCAATCACGATGATCGTTTCATAATCCTTACATTTAGAACGGATGAGATTATCTTAAAATACGATTTTAGAGTTTTTAAATTCTTATCAAATTTAATAGGAATTTCACTCGGAGATTTGGAGTTAGCCTCGATGCAGATCGGTCTGCGCGAGCTTAGCACAAAAATTAAAGAGCTAAAAAATTCTAAAATCGAATTTCTTTGTAACGAGGTCGTGGCGTATAAAATTTTCAAAGACGAGCGGTTTAAAATTTTACTCAACCCCTCGATCGCCGTAAATTTTACTAAAAATTTGATCTTCGCGCCCTACTTCGAGCACGGATTTATGGGGATCAAACGCCCCGTAAAATTCGAAGGCGAGGACGCTACGATGATCTGCGCAGGCAGCGTTTACGAGAATTACGAGAAATTTTTTAACTACGCTAAAGGAGTAGCATGA